A region of the Chloroflexota bacterium genome:
AGAGGGCGGCCACATCCTCGGGGATCAGGATGACGCGGTCGCCTGCCTTCACCGTGGCTTCTACCTCACACTTACGGCCGTTGATCATGCTCAGAGCCACCTTCCTCGAGGGGACGCCCATGCCCCGAATGACACGCCGCACCGTGCTCCCTTCCGGTAGAGCCAGGGAAAAGGTGCCATCGCCGTTCTCGGGTTTGCCCCGCCCATAGCCGTCCAATCTCAGCCTGCCCGAGAGCAGCACGTTTACCGTCATCATGCCACCATATCTCCTTTCCGCCTCCAGGATATCACCAGGAGGTCGGGCGAGGAAGGGTCGGCAAGCCTATTTTGGGGCAGTAAAAAAGGCCCATCTGATGATGGGCCTGGGGACCTACTTCAGCCCACTTTCCCCGGGGCTGAGGGGTGAGGCTGGACTACCCTATCTTCACCAGTCCTTTGCGGATGGCGTAGAGCATGGCTTGGGTGCGGTCGTAAACGTGAAGTTTGGAGAAGATGTTGTTGATGTGATTCTTCACCGTCTTCTCGCTGAGGCAGAGCACCCCAGCGATTTCCTTATTGCTGCGCCCCTCGGCGATTAACCGGAGCACCTCTTGCTCGCGAGGGGTGAGATCATCCACGAGAGGAGTCTGTTTGCCAGGCAGGGCGGCGAACTGGCGGAGCGCCTTCTGGGCGATGGTGGGGCCCAGGAGCGATTCACCGTGGGCGACGGCGCGGATAGCCCGCAGCATAGTCTCCGGGTCGGCATCCTTCAGGATGTAGCCCCGGCCGCCCGCTTGCAAGCCCTGGTAGACAAACTCATCATCCTCGAACATAGTGACGAAAATGATGCCTATGTGGGGCATTTCGCGGTGGATGGTGCGAGTGGCCTCGATGCCGTTTAGGTCAGGCATTTGGATGTCCATGATGATGATGTCGGGCATGAGTGCTCGGGCCTGCTCCAGCGCCTCGCGGCCTGTGGCGGCCTCCCCCACCACCTCCATATCCTCCTCCGCCTCTAACATCTTGCGCACGCCCTTGCGGAAGAGGGTGTGGTCGTCCGCGATCAAAACACTGATCTTGTCCACCTGACTCCTTTTGCGAAGACTGTCTTCCCACACTGCTCTGCGAGTCTTGCCCTTTGCCGCTTAGCCAGAATATGGGATGATCACTCTCACCGTCGTCCCTCGCCCCGCCGTGCTCTCCACCTCGAACCGACCGCCCAACTGCTCCACCCGCTCACGCATGCTCCACAGCCCCAGGTGCGTCCCTGCTCGGGGAGCCAGGGGATCGAAACCAAGCCCATCGTCGGCAACGCGCAGGGTTACCGCACCCTCATCCCGCACCAGAGTTACCTCCACCCGATGAGCCTGGGCGTGCTTGACTACGTTGGCCAGCGCCTCCTGGGCAATGCGGAAAAGAGCGGTCTCCACTGCGGCGGGCAGCCGTTCACCCTCGTCTGCGGTGAACTCGATGGTCAGGCCGTGCTCCTGCTGGCAGCGGGCCAGGTGCTCGCGCAGGGCGGGCACGAGCCCCAGTTCGTCCAGCGCCGCTGGCCGCAGATCGTAGATCAGGCGGCGGATGTCCTGGATGTTGGTCTGGGCCAGTTCGGCCAACTCTTCCATTTCTTCGGCAGCCAATTCCGGATCCTGTTGCAGGAGTTTGCGCGCCGTGCGCAGGCGGACGTTCATGCTGGCCAGAGTGGGTCCCACTCCGTCGTGCAGTTCTCGGGCAATGCGCCGCCGCTCCTCCTCCTGGGCAGCCGTCACCTGGACCAATTGCTGGCGGAGGATGGCGATCCGCTCCTCGTGCAAGCGGGCATTCTCCAGGGCCAGGGTGGCACTGTGGGCCAAAGTGGTGAGGAGTTCGAGGTCCTCTTGGGTGTAGAGGTCACCAGAGCGCTTCTCCCCCAGGGTCAGGATGCCCAACAGTAGAGACGAATGACCATTCGCCCTTACTGCAGTCAGAAAAGGCACGGCCAACGTCGCCCCGACCCGGCGCAAGTCCTCGGCCTGAGGGGAGCGGTCGTCGGGGTGCAGTAGCAGAGGGCGTCGCTCCTGGACCAGCCACCTAGCGAGGCTCCAGACTTCCGAAGTCTCGGAGACTTCGGAAGTCTGGAGTCTCGTCCAGGAGCCAGAGAGCAGCCCCCTGGGCCTCCAAAGTCTTGGTTACCGTATCCAATACCAGGTGCACCACCTCCCCCCGCTCACGCAAAGTGCTCAGTCCTCGGCTGAACGTGGTGAGGGTCTGGCGCACCTCGTACTCCCGGCGGAAGAAAGCCCGGTCCACGAAGGTCTGGATGCGGTTGCGGGCGGGCTGGAAGAGAATCGCCACAATCAGGGCGGGGAAGAGGGCAAACAGGAAGGATTGCCGGCCAGTCAGCCCCTGGAAAAGGTAGCCGGTGACCAGGGAGAGGAGCAGGAAGATGGCGGTGAGGGTGGCGGTGAGCAGCGAATAGACCAGACCCTTGCGGATGACCACCCGAATGTCGAAGAGTTGGTAGCGCAGGACGGCGTAACCGACGGAGAGGGGATAAAGAGTGGTGATGAGATAACCCCAATCGGGGTTGGCCGTGAGAGAAAGGTGGACGGCGAAGGGGATCCACTCGAAAATGAGCCAACCGCTCAAGCCCACGCCAATACCAATGAAAAGCACTACCGCCTGGTGTCGGATCAATGCGGGGACGTCTTTCTTGAGGGCGATTTGGAGCACGGGAGCGATCTTGTTAAAAACAGAGCCGCACCCGAAGATCAGGAAAGAGCCCCAGGAGGCCGAAAGAGTGTAGAGGCGCCACCATTCCGGACGATCCAGGCGCGAGGCTACGAAAAAGAGCGCCGGGAAATAGACTACGGCGACAGCAGCCAGGGCCACAAAGATCGGGATCAGAGGCCAGCGGGCCAGGAATTCCTTGCGGGCACGGTCGGCGGGGAAAGTCCAGAAGAAAATCCAGCCCGCTACCGTGGTACACGCGATCCAGGGCTGCATCAGATAGGTGGTCCATTTCTGCTGGCTGTAGAGGAATTCGAATCCCACACCCGCGACACCTGCCCATAGCAGGAGATATAGCAGGAGATAGCGGTTCAGCCGGCCGGAGGGCCTGTGAATGTAGACAAAGATGCCAATCGCCAGGGAGACGAGAGCAAAGAAGATGCCGGCGGCTGTGAGTCGCCACATGATGTCGGGAGTAAACTCCATCGTCGGCACGGCGATCTTGAGCCGCTGGCCGCCCCGCTCCACGGTGTAGACCACGGTGCCGCCGATGCCCGCCTCCCGCACCAGGCGGCGCATCTCGCGCCAGTGCTGCCCGTTCACCTCGACGATACGGTCCCAGGGGCGCAGGCCCGCCTGCCAGCCAGTGAAATCGTGGGGGGGTGAAAGCACTGATCATGCGATCGGGGGTGTAAAAGAAGCCGGGGAAGGGGCCGCCGATCTGGCTGGCGG
Encoded here:
- a CDS encoding response regulator transcription factor, which produces MDKISVLIADDHTLFRKGVRKMLEAEEDMEVVGEAATGREALEQARALMPDIIIMDIQMPDLNGIEATRTIHREMPHIGIIFVTMFEDDEFVYQGLQAGGRGYILKDADPETMLRAIRAVAHGESLLGPTIAQKALRQFAALPGKQTPLVDDLTPREQEVLRLIAEGRSNKEIAGVLCLSEKTVKNHINNIFSKLHVYDRTQAMLYAIRKGLVKIG
- a CDS encoding sensor histidine kinase; amino-acid sequence: MPFLTAVRANGHSSLLLGILTLGEKRSGDLYTQEDLELLTTLAHSATLALENARLHEERIAILRQQLVQVTAAQEEERRRIARELHDGVGPTLASMNVRLRTARKLLQQDPELAAEEMEELAELAQTNIQDIRRLIYDLRPAALDELGLVPALREHLARCQQEHGLTIEFTADEGERLPAAVETALFRIAQEALANVVKHAQAHRVEVTLVRDEGAVTLRVADDGLGFDPLAPRAGTHLGLWSMRERVEQLGGRFEVESTAGRGTTVRVIIPYSG